In Blastocatellia bacterium, the genomic window GCGCCGAGCCGGCGGCCTCGCGGAACGGGCCGTAAAAGCCCGACGCATATTTGACCGCATAAGACATGATCGGCAAATGATCGAAGCCCGATTGATCGAGCGCCGCGCGGATGGCGCCCACAAAGCCGTCCATCATATTCGACGGCGCAATCAGGTCGGCGCCGGCTTCGGCCTGTGAGACGGCGGTGCGCGCCAGCAGGTCGAGCGTCGGATCGTTCAACACTTCGCCGTCGCGGATGACGCCGCAGTGACCGTGGTCTGTATACTCGCAGAGGCAGTTGTCGGCAATCACGAACGCTTCTTTGACCTCGCGCTTGAGGGCTCGTATGGCGCGCTGCGTGATGCCGTCTTCGGCATAAGCCTGCGTTCCGGCGGCGTCTTTCTCGTCGGGCACGCCGAAGAGGATGACCGAGCGGACGCCGACGCCCACCGCCGCGGCGACCTCTTTGACCAGCTCATCAATCGACAGGTTGAAACAGCCGGGCATCGCGCTGATCTCGCGGCGCACGCCTTCGCCTTCGCAGACAAAGAGCGGGTAGACGAAATCATCAGGCGTCAGGTTGGTCTCGCGCACCAGGGCGCGCAAGGTTTCGCTGCGCCGCAGCCGACGCGGACGTTGGATGAGATTCATGCGGAAAACTCCTTGGTGATGATTACAACCCGCTCATGTCTTCGTCGGGGAAGAAAAAGACCTTGGCGCACGGCTCCGAGCAGAACATCTGCGCGTAACGCCGCACCGCGCACCTGTCACAGACGAGCTTGAAGCAGACGGCGCACTTGTGCAGCCGCAAGACCTCAGGTGTTAGATTGCATTTGGAGCAGATTGCCATTCCAGCTCAGTAGTATAGCAAACTGCGCCGCGACCGCGGAGAGAAATATAGCGGCTGTGATAAGATCAAGCTGATGGACGAATGAAACTTCACTCACCGTGAGGGCCAATGGCGAAACGTCCTTTTGACATCAGCGAGGCCATCCGCGCCATCCGCAAAGCCGTCGAGCCATTTCCGAAGGCGGCGCTCTTCGAGCTGGCCGAAGACGGCTTCAATTCGACCTTCGAGCAGCTGGTCGCCTGCATCATCTCGATCCGCACCTATGACGAGGTCATGCTGCCGACGGCGCGTCGCCTGTTCGAGCGGGCGCGCACCCCTGACGAGATGCGAAGGCTGACGCCCGAGGAGATCGATGAGATCATCCGCCCGGCGACTTTTCACGAGCAGAAAGCCTACAACATTCATACCATCGCCGAGCGCGTCGCCGACGAGTACGGCGGCGAGCTGCCGTGCGAATCCGAAGTGCTGCTGTCGTTCAAGGGGGTCGGCCCGAAGTGTGCCAACCTGGTGCTGGGGATCGCCTGCGATCAGCCTTTTATCGGCGTAGACATTCACGTGCATCGCGTCACCAACCGCTGGGGCTATATTGCGGCAAAGACGCCTGAGAAGACGATGGCGGCGCTGATGGAGAAGCTACCGCGCCGCTACTGGGTTGAAATCAATCGGCTGCTGGTGCCCTTCGGCAAGCACGTCTGCACGGGCACGCGACCGAAATGCTCGACCTGCCCGGTGCTTGAGATGTGCCAACAGGTCGGCGTGACGAATCCGCGTTGAGCGGTTAAAGCTGAGCGATACGCCTTTAGGGATTGAGATAGATGAGCGATCAACCTCGGACAATCTCCAAGCGATTATCCGGTCACGTTGACGGGAGCCGAAGGCCCCTCTTATAATCACCGTTTAGATTTTGCTGCCGTAGCTCAGTTGGCTAGAGCGCCTGACTGTGGATCAGGAGGTCTCGGGTTCAAGTCCCGACGGCAGTACTTTCACACCTTTCAGCTTTCTTAACCGCTCTCCAACCCACTCTAAAGCATGGCCTCAGATGGTCAATCTTTTGGCCAGCGAGTATAATGCCCATTCGTCGTCAGACGCGATTTACGCAGTCAGGAGACCATGATGAGCGACCCAAAAGCCGTAAGCCGCCCGATCCCGCGCTTACCCAAAGGCTTCCGAGATAATTTCGCGAAAGATGTTTTAGCGCGGCGGCGCACGATTGATACCATCCGCAAGGTCTACGAGCGTTACGGCTTCGTTCCTCTGGAGACTTCGGCAATCGAGTATGTCGAGACCCTGGGCAAGTTCCTCCCTGACGTCTCGACGCCGGCGGGCGGCATTTTCGCCTTTCAAGACGAAGACAACGCTTGGCTGGCCTTGCGCTATGATCTCACTGCGCCGCTGTCGCGGATTTTTTCAGAGTATCAAAACGACATCCCCATCCCTTTCCGGCGCTATCAGGTCGGCATGGTGTGGCGCAATGAAAAGCCCGGGCCGGGGCGCTTCCGCGAGTTTTACCAGTTTGACATTGACACGGTCGGCACCGCATCAATGGCCGCCGACGCAGAGATCTGCTGCGTGCTCGCCGACGCGCTTGAGGCGCTGGGGATCAAGCGCGGCGATTATGTCATTCGGGTCAATAACCGCAAGGCGCTCAACGGCGTGCTTGAAGCCGCCGGCATCGCCTTTGAAGATGAAGCGACGACGCTGACCGTCTTGCGAGCGATTGATAAGCTGGATCGTGTCGGCATCGAGGGCGTCAAAGAGTTGCTCGGCAAAGGTCGCGTCGAGGGATCAGCGCCCGGCTTCCGCATCGCCGAGCATGTCTTAGGGCTGTTTCGGGCCGAGGGCTTCTCTGCTTCAGACGTTGAAAAGTTGCAGGCGTTGAAGGAGCAAGATTTCCCGACGGCGCGTCAGCTTCTCGCCGCGGTCGGCGAGGCCGTTGGCCATGAGCCGACCGAACGGATCGCGCCGCAGCTTGTGAGCTTCGCACGCATCGGCGATTTCACTCGCGGCGCCGATTTAAGCGCCGAGCAGATTCGGCGCATCGTTGATCTGCTTTCGGTGCCGGCGACTCAGCGCGCCGAAGTCTGTCAGCAGTTCGCCTTACTGGTTGGCGAATCACAGATCGGCCAGGAAGGCGTCGCCGAATTGCGCGAGATTGATCGCTTCCTCTCTGCCGTCGGCTATGCGGAAGACCGGGTGATTTTCGATCCCACGGTCGTTCGCGGGCTGGCTTATTACACCGGCCCGGTCTTTGAAGCGGCGCTCACCTTCGAGACCACCGACGAAGCGGGCCAGAAGCGGCAGTTCGGCTCGGTCGCCGGCGGCGGGCGCTATGATTATCTGGTCGAGCGCTTCATCGGCGAGAAGGTTCCGGCGACCGGCGCTTCAATCGGCGTTGACCGCTTGCTTGCGGCGCTCAGTCACCTGGGCAAGATCACCGGCGTCGAGGCGTCGGCCCCGGTGATCGTCACCGTCATGGACAAGGAGCTGATTCTCGAATACCAGAAGATGACTTTCCAACTGCGCCGCGCCGGGATTGCCGCCGAGATGTACCTCGGCAGCGGCGGCTTCAAGAAGCAGATGAAGTACGCCGACGAGCGCGAAGCTATCGTCGCCGTCATCGCCGGCTCGCGCGAGTTTGAAAGCGGCACGGTGTCGCTGAAAGACTTGCGGCTGGGGCGCGAGCTATCGAAAGCGATCACAGACCGCAGCGCATGGCTGAAAGAGCAGGGCGCGCAGGTCACCGTCCCCGTGACGGATTTAATCGCCGAGGTCCGCAAAATTCTGGCGCGGCATGGCATCGAGCAGCCGGAGGCTTGAGCGCGGCACAGGTTGATCCAGTCTAATCGCTCACCTGAAAACTTGATGAGGCACCCTGAACACATACCCGGCACGAAAGACTATACGCGGGACGAGGCCCGTCGCCTGCTGCGAGTCATCGACACCTGTCTGGCGGCCTTCGACCGTTATGGCTATGAGCGTATCATGCTGCCGGCGCTCGAACGCTCGGACATCTTCCTTCAGCGCTCGGGCGAAGAGATACGCAGCCGCATGTACATCTTCGGCGACCCGCGCGGCAATGAGCTATGCCTGCGCCCCGAGATGACCATCTCTGCGGCGCGCGCCTATCTTGAGAGAATGCCGAACCGCCGCCTGCCTCTCCGTCTGAGTTATGAAGGCAGCGTCTTTCGCTTCGATAAGGTTCGCGAGGGCCGTTACCGGCAGTTCATTCAGGCCGGGGTCGAATACATCGGCAACGAGAACCGCGCCGCCGCCGACGTCGAAGCGATCAGCCTCGCCCTGGAAGCGATCAACACGGCTGGCCTCGCGGGCTATCGCCTGCTTCTGGGCGACATGGAATTGGCGGCTGAATTCATCAACGCCCTGCCGATCTCTGCGCCGGTCCGCGCCACCTTGTTAGAGCATTATTGGCGGAAGAACGCGTTTCAGTTGCTGCTCAAACGTTACGCGGCGCTGCCGCGGAATGCCGACAGCAGCGACCCGGCGGCGGCGCAGTTGGCGGACATTCTGACCACGATTGGCGAAGACGCCAGCCGCGCAGTCATCCGCCAGCTCTTATCGCTCTTCGTCGAAAAAGAGGTCGGCCAGCGCTCCCTGGACGAGATTGCCGAAAGCTTCCTGCGCCGCCTCACTCAGAGAGAGCTGCAATTGCCGAAGGACTGCCTGACGGTCTTGCAAGAGTACACCGCCATCAGCGGCCCGCCTGATGCGGCGCTCGCCGAGTTGGAAAAGCTCTTCCATAAGATCGGCGGCGCGCCGGGCCATGCTTTCAATATGGCGCATCGCCGCATGGAGTTATTAAAGGAGATGGGCGGCCTGCCCGCGGGCAGCGAGTTTCATCTCGGCTTCCGCAGAGGCATCGAATATTACAGCGGTTTCATCTTCGAGATTCATGACGACGCGCTGGGGCCTGTGAGCCAGATTTGCGGCGGCGGGCGCTATGATAGCCTGCTCTCTTCGCTCGGCGCGCCGCGGCAAATCCCCGCCGTCGGTTTTGCCATCGGCGTCGAGCGATTGCTGTTAGCCCTTGAGCGGGCCAGCGCGCCACAAGCCGATGGCGGCGATCATGCAGTTGATGCGGTCTTGACGCGAATCGGCGAAGTCTCGGAAAGCGACGCATGGCGGATCGCGCAGATCTGTCGTCAGGCCGGGTGGCGCGTGCGCGCAGACATTGACCATCGCAAGCTCGCTACTGTCCTCGGCCATGCCGGCGACGAGCAGGTGCCTTTCACGATCATCGTCGGCGAAGACGAGCTGCGCAATCAAGCGGTCAAGATCAAAGACATGCGCCGCCGCCAAGAGCAGGCGGTCGAGATTAGCAATCTCCGACAGTTCGTCGAGTCGTCCATACGCAAAGGATAAAATGGCAGCGCCGAACAACCCCGACATCATCTTCGCCATACCGAGCAAAGGCAGCCTGTTTGAAGGCACCTTGAAGTTCCTGAGCAATGCCGGGCTGTCTGTTAAGTACGAGAGCCAGCGCCAGTACACCGCCCGCCTGGGCGGCATCGAAGGCGTCTCGGTTCTCTTTCAAAGG contains:
- a CDS encoding HisS family protein, translating into MSDPKAVSRPIPRLPKGFRDNFAKDVLARRRTIDTIRKVYERYGFVPLETSAIEYVETLGKFLPDVSTPAGGIFAFQDEDNAWLALRYDLTAPLSRIFSEYQNDIPIPFRRYQVGMVWRNEKPGPGRFREFYQFDIDTVGTASMAADAEICCVLADALEALGIKRGDYVIRVNNRKALNGVLEAAGIAFEDEATTLTVLRAIDKLDRVGIEGVKELLGKGRVEGSAPGFRIAEHVLGLFRAEGFSASDVEKLQALKEQDFPTARQLLAAVGEAVGHEPTERIAPQLVSFARIGDFTRGADLSAEQIRRIVDLLSVPATQRAEVCQQFALLVGESQIGQEGVAELREIDRFLSAVGYAEDRVIFDPTVVRGLAYYTGPVFEAALTFETTDEAGQKRQFGSVAGGGRYDYLVERFIGEKVPATGASIGVDRLLAALSHLGKITGVEASAPVIVTVMDKELILEYQKMTFQLRRAGIAAEMYLGSGGFKKQMKYADEREAIVAVIAGSREFESGTVSLKDLRLGRELSKAITDRSAWLKEQGAQVTVPVTDLIAEVRKILARHGIEQPEA
- a CDS encoding ATP phosphoribosyltransferase regulatory subunit, which gives rise to MRHPEHIPGTKDYTRDEARRLLRVIDTCLAAFDRYGYERIMLPALERSDIFLQRSGEEIRSRMYIFGDPRGNELCLRPEMTISAARAYLERMPNRRLPLRLSYEGSVFRFDKVREGRYRQFIQAGVEYIGNENRAAADVEAISLALEAINTAGLAGYRLLLGDMELAAEFINALPISAPVRATLLEHYWRKNAFQLLLKRYAALPRNADSSDPAAAQLADILTTIGEDASRAVIRQLLSLFVEKEVGQRSLDEIAESFLRRLTQRELQLPKDCLTVLQEYTAISGPPDAALAELEKLFHKIGGAPGHAFNMAHRRMELLKEMGGLPAGSEFHLGFRRGIEYYSGFIFEIHDDALGPVSQICGGGRYDSLLSSLGAPRQIPAVGFAIGVERLLLALERASAPQADGGDHAVDAVLTRIGEVSESDAWRIAQICRQAGWRVRADIDHRKLATVLGHAGDEQVPFTIIVGEDELRNQAVKIKDMRRRQEQAVEISNLRQFVESSIRKG
- the hemB gene encoding porphobilinogen synthase encodes the protein MNLIQRPRRLRRSETLRALVRETNLTPDDFVYPLFVCEGEGVRREISAMPGCFNLSIDELVKEVAAAVGVGVRSVILFGVPDEKDAAGTQAYAEDGITQRAIRALKREVKEAFVIADNCLCEYTDHGHCGVIRDGEVLNDPTLDLLARTAVSQAEAGADLIAPSNMMDGFVGAIRAALDQSGFDHLPIMSYAVKYASGFYGPFREAAGSAPQFGDRRGYQMDPANAREALREAQLDVEQGADMLMVKPALAYLDIIRAVRERFDLPLAAYQVSGEYSMIKAAARLGWIDEERVVVETLTAIKRAGADIILTYFAREVAARMA
- the nth gene encoding endonuclease III; amino-acid sequence: MAKRPFDISEAIRAIRKAVEPFPKAALFELAEDGFNSTFEQLVACIISIRTYDEVMLPTARRLFERARTPDEMRRLTPEEIDEIIRPATFHEQKAYNIHTIAERVADEYGGELPCESEVLLSFKGVGPKCANLVLGIACDQPFIGVDIHVHRVTNRWGYIAAKTPEKTMAALMEKLPRRYWVEINRLLVPFGKHVCTGTRPKCSTCPVLEMCQQVGVTNPR